The Terriglobales bacterium genome window below encodes:
- a CDS encoding ATP-binding cassette domain-containing protein — protein MTVLSVENLTVQFPTRRGVLTAVDSISFSIAPGEVLGVVGESGAGKSMTGLAVIGLLEPPGRISAGEVRLEG, from the coding sequence CGGTTGAGAACCTCACCGTTCAGTTCCCCACGCGCCGGGGAGTGCTGACGGCGGTCGACTCGATCAGCTTCTCCATCGCGCCCGGCGAGGTGCTCGGCGTGGTGGGCGAGTCGGGCGCCGGCAAGTCGATGACCGGCCTCGCGGTGATCGGCCTGCTCGAGCCGCCGGGGCGAATTTCCGCGGGCGAGGTGCGGCTGGAAGGCC